A stretch of Brassica rapa cultivar Chiifu-401-42 chromosome A08, CAAS_Brap_v3.01, whole genome shotgun sequence DNA encodes these proteins:
- the LOC103833452 gene encoding auxin-responsive protein IAA1, which produces MAYEEVINELNLKDTELRLGLPGTDEQAEVSCVKSNKRQFHQSNDEHNLKEEYPSPPAKTQIIGWPPVRSNRKNNKSVSYVKVSMDGAPYLRKVDLKMYKNYHEFLKALENMFKFTIGEYSEREGYKGSGFVPTYEDKDGDWMLVGDVPWDMFSLSCQKLRIMKPSEALAF; this is translated from the exons ATGGCGTATGAAGAAGTCATCAATGAGCTTAACCTTAAGGACACAGAGCTTCGTTTGGGATTGCCCGGAACAGATGAACAAGCAGAGGTTTCTTGCGTCAAAAGCAACAAACGTCAGTTTCATCAAAGCAACGACGAGCACAATCTAAAAGAAGAATATCCATCTCCTCCTGCCAA AACACAAATCATTGGCTGGCCACCAGTGAGATCGAACCGGAAGAACAACAAAAGTGTGAGTTATGTGAAAGTGAGTATGGACGGAGCTCCATATCTGCGTAAGGTAGATCTCAAGATGTACAAAAACTATCATGAGTTTCTAAAAGCACTAGAGAACATGTTCAAGTTCACAATTGGTGAATATTCTGAGAGAGAAGGATACAAAGGATCTGGATTTGTACCAACTTATGAAGACAAAGATGGAGATTGGATGTTGGTGGGTGATGTTCCATGGGACATGTTCTCTTTATCTTGCCAAAAACTCAGAATCATGAAACCATCCGAAGCTCTTGCCTTTTGA